In Limisalsivibrio acetivorans, one genomic interval encodes:
- the aroE gene encoding shikimate dehydrogenase: MYTNLGLVGYPLSHSFSPLIQTSFLHNSGINGGYTCFEEKNADKLPELFAFLRSKNFRGVNVTVPHKVAVHDLMDSLDPLAEEAGAVNTVLFEDGSLKGFNTDVYGFDKTLELEDVAVDGADVLMLGCGGAATAVLLSLKKKRGVNLTVLNRDLEKAHKVLKSLNFDNAEISDYNYMRNKREFDVIINATSLGLDGGSFLDMTNIGCRSAAVDLQYKPWVTPFLKTYEGRGCKLVNGFPMLVHQAHRAFYIWTGVNAPIHLADLKTKTGADI, encoded by the coding sequence ATGTACACTAATCTGGGGTTAGTCGGGTATCCTCTATCCCATTCTTTCTCACCCCTTATACAGACCTCATTTCTACATAACTCCGGCATTAACGGCGGCTACACATGCTTCGAGGAGAAGAATGCGGACAAGCTTCCCGAGCTTTTCGCCTTCCTGCGCTCAAAAAACTTCCGTGGAGTAAATGTCACTGTACCGCATAAGGTTGCGGTGCATGATCTCATGGACTCCCTGGACCCGCTGGCCGAGGAAGCAGGGGCTGTTAACACGGTTCTCTTCGAGGATGGCTCGCTCAAAGGCTTTAATACTGACGTTTATGGATTCGATAAAACCCTTGAACTGGAAGATGTTGCGGTGGACGGGGCAGATGTGCTCATGCTCGGGTGCGGCGGTGCTGCTACCGCTGTTCTGCTCTCGCTTAAGAAGAAGAGGGGAGTTAATCTCACGGTGCTAAACAGGGATCTCGAAAAAGCACATAAGGTTTTGAAGTCTCTTAATTTTGACAATGCAGAAATCTCTGATTATAATTACATGAGAAACAAACGTGAGTTTGATGTTATCATAAATGCAACATCCCTCGGTCTTGACGGAGGGAGCTTTCTTGATATGACAAACATAGGTTGCCGCTCTGCCGCAGTTGATCTTCAGTATAAACCATGGGTAACCCCCTTTCTCAAAACATACGAAGGGAGGGGTTGCAAGCTTGTTAACGGCTTTCCTATGCTGGTACATCAGGCGCACAGAGCCTTTTACATATGGACGGGCGTTAATGCTCCCATACATTTAGCCGATTTAAAAACAAAAACCGGAGCGGATATTTGA
- the pilB gene encoding type IV-A pilus assembly ATPase PilB, whose translation MLIKENVITEEQLEKALERQMGRGGRLGSILIELGYVDEHTIAKLLSRQYGVPYVDLADVEVQQSAVDALSTDLCKKYNVVPFAREGKTLKVAITDPSNAYALEELRFVSGFNMEPYVTVESSMDTFIKKRQEKDEEESSEDVLDELTDFDMGDLEIESAEEADVALDQLRREVEDTPIVKLVNHILNEAVKTGTSDIHIEPYEKEFRIRLRVDGVLREFMSPPRSVKDAVISRLKILADLDIAERRLPQDGRIKLKLGSKTVDMRVSTLPVLFGEKVVIRLLDKGNLQLDMEKLGFEAVSLERLVRAIESPYGMVLVTGPTGSGKSTTLYSALSRLNTDDVNIMTAEDPVEYNIYGINQVQMKEDIGLNFAAALRSFLRQDPDIIMVGEIRDYETGEIAIKAALTGHLVLSTLHTNDAPSTVNRLLNMGIEPFLVASSTNLILAQRLARRLCKECAEEIDMPDDALLGIGFKKDELGTFKPQKGKGCDVCGGTGYKGRLAFYEVMEVTEAIKDCILRGANASEIKKTALAEGMVSLRRSGLEKIKKGMTTVEEVVRVTFED comes from the coding sequence ATGCTGATTAAAGAGAATGTCATCACAGAGGAACAGCTGGAAAAAGCCCTCGAACGCCAAATGGGAAGAGGGGGCAGGCTTGGTTCCATCCTCATCGAGCTTGGATATGTTGATGAACACACCATTGCAAAGCTTCTCAGCAGGCAGTACGGAGTTCCCTATGTTGACCTTGCCGATGTTGAGGTTCAGCAGTCCGCTGTGGACGCCCTTTCCACCGATCTCTGTAAAAAATACAACGTAGTACCCTTCGCCCGGGAGGGGAAAACCCTTAAGGTCGCCATTACAGATCCCTCTAATGCCTATGCTCTGGAGGAACTCCGTTTCGTTTCCGGCTTCAATATGGAACCATATGTAACGGTGGAATCCTCCATGGACACCTTCATCAAGAAACGTCAGGAGAAGGACGAGGAGGAGAGCTCCGAGGATGTTCTGGATGAACTGACCGACTTCGACATGGGTGATCTTGAGATCGAAAGTGCCGAAGAGGCGGATGTAGCCCTTGACCAGCTCAGAAGGGAGGTGGAGGACACCCCCATTGTTAAGCTGGTTAACCATATCCTTAACGAAGCTGTAAAAACAGGCACATCGGATATACACATCGAGCCTTACGAGAAGGAGTTCCGTATACGTCTCAGGGTGGACGGCGTTCTCAGGGAGTTCATGAGCCCTCCCAGAAGCGTTAAGGATGCTGTTATCTCCAGACTAAAAATCCTCGCAGATCTGGACATTGCGGAGCGAAGATTGCCCCAGGACGGGCGTATAAAGCTTAAGCTCGGTTCGAAAACCGTGGACATGCGTGTCTCGACCCTCCCCGTCCTGTTTGGTGAAAAAGTGGTTATACGTCTGCTCGATAAGGGGAATCTCCAGCTCGACATGGAGAAGCTCGGATTCGAGGCGGTATCACTTGAAAGGCTAGTCAGGGCCATCGAAAGTCCCTACGGGATGGTTCTTGTAACAGGGCCCACCGGTTCCGGTAAGTCCACAACGCTCTATTCAGCACTCAGCCGCCTTAACACAGACGACGTTAATATCATGACCGCCGAGGATCCGGTGGAATACAACATATACGGAATCAACCAGGTACAGATGAAGGAGGATATCGGCCTCAACTTCGCAGCCGCCCTTCGCTCCTTCCTCCGTCAAGACCCCGATATCATCATGGTTGGTGAGATACGGGACTACGAAACGGGTGAGATCGCCATTAAAGCAGCCCTCACAGGTCACCTCGTTCTCTCCACTCTCCATACCAACGATGCGCCAAGTACCGTTAATCGTCTTCTTAACATGGGTATTGAGCCCTTCCTTGTTGCTTCCTCCACAAACCTTATCCTAGCCCAGCGTCTGGCAAGACGTTTATGCAAGGAGTGCGCCGAAGAGATCGATATGCCCGATGATGCCCTCCTCGGAATCGGCTTCAAAAAGGATGAACTGGGCACTTTTAAGCCCCAGAAGGGCAAGGGTTGTGACGTATGCGGCGGAACCGGCTACAAGGGGCGTCTCGCATTTTATGAGGTAATGGAAGTTACAGAAGCGATAAAAGACTGTATACTTAGGGGAGCAAACGCAAGTGAGATAAAGAAAACCGCATTGGCCGAGGGTATGGTTTCCCTCCGTCGAAGCGGGCTAGAGAAGATAAAGAAGGGGATGACCACCGTTGAGGAAGTTGTAAGGGTTACCTTCGAAGACTGA
- a CDS encoding type IV pilus twitching motility protein PilT, with product MYSLQELLSKMIEIDASDMHITVGTTPTYRVSGELVRIEGEQFKPAETKQLCYSILTESQKQRFEEDWELDLSFGLKGVSRFRANFFMQRGAVAAAFRRIPYKILTFDELRLPKVVSSLCEKSRGLILVTGPTGSGKSTTLASMVDKINTEKPHHIITIEDPIEYVHVHKTSTVNQRELHADTQSFKHALKYLLRQDPDVALIGEMRDLETIEAALTISETGHLTFGTLHTNSAVQTINRIIDVFPPHQQPQIRAQLSFVLEGVISQQLIQKKDGKGRALVCEVMVPNSAIRNLIREDKLHQVYSMMQSGQAEHGMQTMSQSLFDAYSKGHISYDDAVNRAVYPDEVRALIDRSGGRGPRKR from the coding sequence ATGTACAGCCTGCAGGAACTGCTTAGCAAGATGATAGAGATCGATGCCAGTGATATGCACATAACCGTGGGAACAACCCCTACCTACAGGGTGAGCGGTGAGCTTGTCCGTATTGAGGGGGAGCAGTTCAAACCGGCTGAAACAAAACAGCTCTGCTACAGTATCCTCACGGAAAGCCAGAAACAGAGGTTTGAAGAGGACTGGGAGCTTGATCTCTCCTTCGGGCTCAAGGGTGTTTCCCGTTTCAGGGCAAACTTCTTCATGCAGAGGGGCGCCGTTGCCGCGGCCTTTCGCCGCATCCCCTATAAGATCCTCACCTTTGATGAACTCCGGCTCCCGAAGGTTGTAAGCTCCCTATGCGAAAAGTCACGAGGCCTCATCCTTGTAACAGGACCCACAGGTTCCGGTAAGTCGACCACGCTTGCCTCTATGGTAGATAAGATAAACACAGAAAAACCACACCATATAATTACCATAGAAGACCCCATAGAATACGTGCACGTTCATAAAACTTCCACTGTGAACCAGAGGGAGCTCCATGCGGATACCCAGTCATTTAAACATGCGCTTAAGTATCTCCTCCGTCAGGATCCCGATGTTGCACTAATCGGTGAAATGAGGGACCTTGAGACCATTGAGGCCGCCCTTACCATATCCGAAACAGGACACCTTACCTTCGGTACTCTCCATACGAACAGTGCCGTGCAGACAATCAACCGTATTATTGATGTTTTCCCCCCGCACCAACAGCCCCAGATCAGGGCACAGCTTTCCTTTGTTCTGGAAGGTGTTATATCCCAGCAGCTTATCCAGAAAAAGGACGGCAAAGGAAGGGCGCTTGTCTGTGAGGTTATGGTCCCTAACTCCGCAATCCGGAACCTCATACGTGAGGACAAGCTCCATCAGGTTTATTCGATGATGCAGTCCGGTCAGGCGGAGCACGGCATGCAGACCATGAGCCAGTCTCTTTTTGATGCCTATTCAAAAGGTCATATATCCTATGATGATGCGGTGAACAGAGCTGTTTATCCCGATGAGGTTCGGGCACTCATCGATAGAAGCGGCGGCAGAGGCCCGAGAAAGAGGTAA
- a CDS encoding 3'-5' exoribonuclease YhaM family protein encodes MEMQVSKEYMMTDLNKNVTRDGRPFIKAVMVDEEGTQYNSIMFDSNKLDFEPEVGLIVHVEGGLQQYAGQTQLKINMMRLCEGADPSDFLPRSGLDAEAMLEELKRIVYEYVKTDYLTAFLDKFFADEELMERFMKSPAAKSVHHAYINGLLEHTLSVTKIAVMMGRYYKNKANIEHLIFGALFHDIGKIYELKTAPGFDYTDSGKLMGHLIQGIQLFRSIADGIDNFPDDVKDLVSHLVASHHGYLEFGSPQVPKTVEAMILHHIDDIDAKMNTFYSIFNKEEVEEGWTSYDRLLERQLFRHPYRSGGER; translated from the coding sequence ATGGAAATGCAGGTAAGCAAAGAATACATGATGACCGATTTGAACAAGAACGTGACCAGAGACGGGAGACCCTTCATCAAAGCCGTTATGGTGGACGAAGAGGGCACTCAGTACAACTCTATCATGTTTGACAGCAATAAGCTCGATTTCGAACCCGAGGTAGGGCTTATCGTCCATGTTGAGGGGGGGCTCCAGCAGTATGCGGGTCAAACCCAGCTCAAAATAAATATGATGCGCCTCTGTGAAGGTGCAGACCCTTCGGACTTTCTTCCCAGAAGCGGGCTCGATGCCGAGGCTATGCTTGAGGAGCTGAAGCGCATCGTTTATGAGTATGTTAAAACCGACTACCTCACCGCCTTCCTCGACAAATTCTTTGCAGATGAGGAGCTCATGGAGCGTTTCATGAAGAGCCCCGCCGCAAAGAGTGTGCACCACGCCTACATCAATGGACTCCTAGAACACACACTAAGCGTTACCAAGATCGCTGTGATGATGGGAAGATACTATAAGAACAAGGCAAATATTGAACACCTGATCTTCGGCGCACTCTTTCACGACATAGGCAAGATCTACGAGCTTAAAACGGCCCCCGGTTTCGACTACACAGATAGCGGCAAGCTCATGGGGCATCTCATACAGGGTATACAGCTCTTCCGCTCCATAGCGGACGGTATCGATAACTTCCCCGATGATGTTAAGGACCTCGTGTCCCACCTTGTGGCAAGCCATCACGGCTATCTGGAGTTCGGCTCTCCCCAGGTTCCCAAAACCGTTGAGGCGATGATTCTGCACCACATCGATGATATCGATGCAAAGATGAATACCTTCTACTCTATATTCAACAAAGAGGAAGTGGAAGAGGGGTGGACCTCCTATGACAGGCTCCTTGAGCGTCAGCTATTCAGACATCCTTACAGAAGCGGTGGCGAGAGATAA
- a CDS encoding DUF502 domain-containing protein, which translates to MKRFRIFLRNAFFAGILATLPLFVTFYFIRFVFVKFSGFLLPYFDLLVIKYDIIVPPYIVKIISFIVILIAILFIGLFAKNYAGKKLLGAIEQLVSKIPFVKTVYGVIRQIVDAISTTSGTNFKKVVMIEYPRKGVYSLGFITKDTSDFFNEKTGEQNYSVFVPTTPNPTSGFILIVPESEVFELNITIDEGIKYVISAGLLEPVHKNVSVERIDVH; encoded by the coding sequence ATGAAACGGTTTAGAATCTTTCTCAGAAACGCATTCTTCGCCGGGATACTTGCAACACTCCCCCTGTTTGTAACGTTCTACTTCATCAGGTTTGTGTTTGTTAAGTTCTCCGGCTTTCTGCTCCCATACTTTGACCTTCTGGTTATAAAGTACGATATCATTGTGCCTCCGTATATTGTTAAGATAATATCCTTTATTGTCATACTCATAGCGATCCTGTTCATAGGTCTTTTCGCAAAGAACTATGCGGGAAAAAAGCTTCTCGGAGCCATAGAACAGCTTGTTTCCAAAATCCCCTTTGTTAAAACAGTGTACGGGGTGATACGCCAGATTGTGGACGCCATATCCACCACAAGCGGAACCAACTTCAAGAAAGTTGTTATGATTGAATACCCTCGCAAAGGGGTATACAGCCTCGGATTCATAACAAAGGATACATCCGATTTCTTTAATGAGAAGACCGGGGAGCAGAACTACAGTGTTTTTGTCCCCACAACCCCCAACCCTACCTCTGGTTTCATACTTATTGTTCCGGAGTCAGAGGTCTTTGAGCTTAATATAACCATAGATGAGGGGATCAAGTACGTTATCTCCGCCGGTCTCCTAGAGCCTGTACATAAGAATGTATCTGTGGAAAGGATCGATGTACACTAA
- a CDS encoding TolC family protein — translation MRRILLSLALVPVVASSAYGLTIDEAVEKALANNHEIKEYRFLSEQEKNTVEASRAPYKPGISAGYGYSRTSRDEKYGEQENSSADITISYNVYSGGAKDINLQSAKEKYQAQKHYEKSVEADLILDVKTAYINILKAKKDIEVEKEAVQLLERQLKDTRLSFEVGVVAKNEVLKVESELASEHQKLLVAESKLRTYMHELESYINEDISENDEFVDISGVEKKKLDEKKLYSELTENRSELKYLDGLVQSSELGAKSTLAGDRPRVDVSGAYKTYGDDFVPADRDYTYDDEFVVSASVSWSIFDGNSRKNTAAAQKAYANSLRQRLLKTKTDLKYALNYALEQYELAVSSLEVSEKEVEYAEENYRITENQYKQRVSTTTDLLDARTYLTRARNNYNKALYDMYKAMVEINRVVEKEVF, via the coding sequence ATGCGTAGAATACTCCTTAGCCTCGCCCTTGTCCCCGTTGTTGCATCGTCCGCATATGGACTAACCATCGATGAAGCGGTGGAGAAGGCACTGGCAAATAACCATGAGATCAAGGAATACAGATTCTTGAGTGAGCAGGAAAAGAACACTGTGGAGGCCAGCAGGGCTCCTTATAAGCCTGGGATAAGCGCCGGATACGGCTACTCCCGCACAAGCAGGGATGAGAAGTACGGCGAGCAGGAGAACTCCTCCGCCGATATAACCATCAGCTACAACGTATACAGCGGTGGAGCCAAGGATATAAACCTGCAGTCTGCAAAGGAGAAATACCAGGCACAGAAGCACTATGAGAAGAGTGTGGAGGCGGATCTTATCCTTGATGTAAAAACTGCCTACATCAACATCCTTAAGGCTAAGAAGGATATCGAGGTTGAGAAAGAAGCTGTACAGCTCCTTGAAAGACAGCTCAAAGATACAAGGCTCTCCTTTGAGGTTGGTGTTGTGGCAAAGAATGAGGTGCTCAAGGTAGAATCAGAGCTTGCCTCCGAGCATCAAAAGCTACTTGTGGCCGAAAGCAAGTTAAGGACTTACATGCATGAGCTTGAGTCATACATTAACGAGGATATCTCAGAGAACGACGAGTTTGTTGACATAAGCGGCGTTGAAAAGAAGAAGCTCGACGAGAAAAAGCTTTATTCAGAGCTGACAGAGAACAGGAGTGAGCTCAAGTACCTCGATGGTCTTGTGCAGTCTTCGGAACTCGGTGCAAAGTCCACCCTTGCCGGTGACCGCCCCAGAGTGGATGTATCCGGTGCATATAAGACATATGGCGATGACTTCGTCCCTGCTGACAGAGACTACACCTACGATGACGAGTTCGTAGTTTCTGCCAGCGTTTCATGGAGCATCTTCGACGGCAACAGCAGAAAGAACACCGCCGCCGCCCAGAAAGCCTATGCAAACTCTCTCCGCCAGAGACTACTTAAAACAAAGACGGATCTTAAGTATGCCCTCAACTACGCCCTTGAGCAGTATGAGCTTGCTGTGAGCAGCCTTGAGGTTTCGGAGAAAGAGGTTGAGTACGCTGAAGAGAACTACCGTATAACCGAGAACCAGTATAAGCAGAGGGTATCCACCACCACCGACCTTCTCGATGCCAGAACATACCTTACAAGGGCAAGAAACAACTACAACAAAGCGCTCTACGATATGTATAAGGCAATGGTCGAGATAAACAGAGTAGTGGAAAAGGAAGTTTTCTAA
- a CDS encoding type II secretion system F family protein, with protein sequence MAVFKYKGVDTNGQPITSTIEADNKEQAENILKSRKISVSEVKKDFSKIEIKLPEKITDDDILISTRQMSVMVDAGLPIVKALDIIATQADKKKMRDIFVDVKGNIETGSEFNKALMKYKYDFGELYVNMVAAGEAGGLLDTILDRLGIYLEKAISLRRKVKSAMMYPTVVLVVAVLVVYGLMVFIIPKFKEMYEDFGGELPALTQFAITLSDFLSKWYGGGLIFATLIVSFITLKMIYSRSPQGRYKMDQFFLRIPKIGDLIRKVAVAKFSRTFGTLLNSGVSILDSLDIVAKTSGNKVIEKALLESKKDIEGGKTIVEPLEKSGVFPSMVIQMIAVGEETGSLDQMLTKIADFYDDEVDRAVEGLTKLIEPFLMIFVGGAVGFVIIAMYLPIFKLGDVIN encoded by the coding sequence ATGGCCGTATTTAAGTACAAAGGCGTTGATACTAACGGACAGCCCATTACAAGTACAATAGAGGCGGACAACAAGGAGCAGGCTGAGAATATCCTCAAAAGCCGGAAGATCTCTGTCAGCGAGGTAAAGAAGGATTTCAGCAAGATTGAAATCAAGCTCCCCGAAAAGATAACCGATGACGATATTCTCATATCCACCAGGCAGATGAGCGTTATGGTGGATGCGGGTCTTCCCATCGTTAAAGCCCTCGACATCATCGCAACCCAGGCAGATAAAAAGAAGATGCGGGACATCTTCGTGGACGTTAAAGGTAATATCGAAACAGGGTCAGAGTTCAACAAAGCCCTCATGAAGTATAAATATGACTTCGGCGAGCTTTATGTGAACATGGTTGCCGCTGGTGAGGCAGGTGGTCTGCTTGACACGATCCTAGACCGTCTCGGTATTTATCTCGAAAAAGCTATTTCACTCAGACGAAAAGTAAAATCAGCAATGATGTACCCTACGGTGGTTCTTGTCGTTGCCGTTCTCGTTGTTTACGGTCTTATGGTTTTCATCATCCCCAAGTTCAAGGAGATGTATGAGGATTTCGGAGGCGAGCTCCCCGCCCTTACCCAGTTTGCCATAACCCTTTCGGACTTCCTTTCGAAATGGTACGGGGGCGGATTGATCTTTGCCACGCTGATAGTTTCATTCATTACATTGAAAATGATATACTCCCGGTCTCCGCAGGGGCGGTACAAGATGGACCAGTTCTTCCTTCGAATACCTAAGATCGGGGATCTTATCCGTAAGGTTGCCGTTGCCAAATTCTCCAGAACCTTCGGTACGCTCCTCAACAGTGGCGTGTCCATTCTGGATTCGCTCGATATTGTGGCGAAGACCAGCGGTAACAAGGTTATTGAAAAGGCTCTCCTTGAGAGCAAGAAGGATATCGAAGGGGGTAAAACCATCGTTGAACCCCTTGAGAAGTCCGGCGTGTTTCCCTCTATGGTTATCCAGATGATAGCAGTTGGTGAGGAGACAGGTTCACTCGATCAGATGCTTACAAAGATTGCAGACTTCTACGATGACGAAGTGGATAGAGCCGTTGAGGGTCTCACAAAGCTCATCGAGCCTTTTCTGATGATCTTCGTTGGTGGAGCCGTGGGCTTTGTTATTATCGCCATGTATCTACCCATCTTCAAGCTTGGTGATGTAATCAACTAA
- a CDS encoding TldD/PmbA family protein, with protein sequence MVDNGILHEITKKLASCGDYADIFEEESSRFSAVFENSRLDSLNREDDAGIGLRIIKNGKTYFAHTSGMDRTSINEVAERLMAAAGKGEETDCAFSTTESVRCYRLDPADTDNALKVDYARRIEKVARTDSRIIQVRSVYGENRRRIRVVNSLGADRSADTSQVTMFAHVSAASGDIIQTGFEPYGGAFGMEGLEGVDIEALGETAAGRALRNLEAGSAPAGRMPVILSSSAGGTMVHEAVGHGLEADLAEEGMSVYQGLIGEKVASDLITVVDDGTLESRRGFIPFDDEGSDAGRTVLIENGILKGFMRDRLYAMKTGSAVTGNGRRESYRHRPIVRMTNTLIEPGTTPPESIVSSVDRGLFVKDMGGGQVNTVTGDFVFEVTEGYLIEGGEIASPVRNATLIGNGPAVMKSIDMVGSDLGFGIGTCGKGGQGAPVSDAQPTLRIPEITVGGR encoded by the coding sequence TTGGTAGATAACGGCATCCTCCATGAAATAACAAAAAAGCTGGCATCCTGCGGCGATTACGCAGATATATTCGAAGAGGAAAGCTCCAGATTCTCCGCAGTTTTCGAAAACAGCAGGCTCGACTCCCTTAACAGGGAGGATGATGCAGGCATCGGGCTACGGATAATAAAGAATGGTAAAACCTACTTCGCCCATACATCCGGTATGGATAGAACATCCATTAATGAGGTTGCGGAAAGGCTTATGGCAGCTGCCGGTAAAGGTGAAGAGACGGACTGCGCTTTTTCCACCACCGAATCGGTAAGGTGCTACAGGCTGGATCCCGCAGATACGGATAACGCCCTCAAGGTAGACTACGCCCGCAGGATCGAAAAAGTGGCCAGAACCGACAGCAGGATTATTCAGGTACGCTCGGTTTATGGTGAGAACAGGCGGCGCATACGTGTGGTGAACTCCCTAGGTGCAGACCGGAGTGCGGATACATCGCAGGTTACGATGTTTGCCCATGTTTCAGCCGCTTCGGGTGACATCATTCAGACAGGCTTTGAGCCTTACGGCGGCGCCTTCGGTATGGAAGGTCTGGAGGGTGTTGATATAGAGGCCCTTGGCGAAACAGCCGCAGGCAGAGCTCTCAGGAACCTTGAGGCGGGGAGCGCACCCGCCGGACGCATGCCCGTTATCCTCTCCTCCAGCGCAGGGGGAACCATGGTCCATGAGGCTGTTGGGCACGGGCTTGAGGCGGATCTGGCCGAAGAGGGTATGAGTGTTTATCAGGGGCTCATCGGCGAAAAGGTGGCCTCGGATCTTATAACCGTTGTGGATGATGGAACCCTTGAATCTAGAAGGGGCTTCATTCCCTTCGACGATGAGGGGAGCGACGCCGGACGCACCGTGCTTATTGAGAACGGGATCCTCAAGGGATTCATGAGGGACAGGCTGTATGCTATGAAGACCGGCTCGGCTGTAACCGGAAACGGAAGGCGTGAAAGCTACAGACACAGGCCGATCGTCCGCATGACCAATACACTGATAGAACCGGGTACAACACCCCCTGAAAGTATCGTCTCCTCCGTGGACAGAGGCCTCTTTGTGAAGGACATGGGGGGTGGTCAGGTGAATACAGTGACCGGAGACTTCGTCTTCGAGGTAACAGAAGGATATCTCATAGAAGGGGGGGAGATAGCCTCCCCGGTACGCAATGCCACCCTCATAGGGAACGGCCCTGCGGTTATGAAAAGTATAGATATGGTTGGAAGTGACTTAGGGTTCGGCATAGGCACATGTGGCAAAGGGGGGCAGGGCGCACCCGTCTCCGATGCACAGCCTACGCTCAGGATACCCGAAATAACAGTTGGCGGTAGATAA